The DNA sequence TTGATGCAAAGCTTTCACCATAAAATGCTTTTAGATAAATTAATTCAGCTATTAGAGTGCTGCAGCACGGAAACTTTGCTCCAACACTTTGAACTTTCCAGGGATACTGTCAGGTCATCTTAGATTCAAAACCTAATACATGGTTGGGGTCCTGAAATTGCCTAAGGGAATCAGGAACCTGACTTCTACTGAAAGTTGCTGTGTGATGGGAAGTTAATTGACTTCCAGCAGGACTTAAATGCCGTTGAAGAGTCTATCCATGTCCTTGCAAAAAGCAGCCCATGTCCTTCATGGACATAAATGAATGTAACTGCTTTCACACCCACCTATCAGCAAAGTGCCTGATGCACACATTTTACAAAACCTAAACAAGACAGAAAACCCTCAGAGCCACCCCTACTTTTATTTGATTGTATTTTGGTTAGCactaaatatttcctttcaatGTAAAAAAATTATAGTGTTCAATAATGATATTATTAAGTAGTGGCATAATGATAAGGTTATATTTCAGCAGATTATTCCATTAAGGACTTTCAATTTCAGCCTGGCAGGCCGCGACCTGTAGTTTAACCCACTGGTTTTAGTGGTACTCCTGATCTTTTAAAGTGCAGATGCAGAATCTCAATGTATTCAAGATTTTCCCCCAGTCATTTTTGCCTTAAAAACCTCATCCCTATATCTCAATAGCCACCATGAAAATTCATGGCAAGTAACAGAGAAACTCAGTACTTTTGAAAACAGATTTCTGTCTTATTGACTGAGATTTTAGTGTTAAGCAATATGGCATCAAGATTTGCACAGCTTTGAAAATAGATTCCTGACTATTTCCTTTAATTCCTCAATCACTACTTTAAAAAGCAATGAAATAAATGTGATgttattcatatttttattgtaatttattttcacaCAGGATGGGCATTTTTCATCCCTGCATtaaatcctgctttttttttttgtatgtgtaCATCTGTATCTCCACTTGTTTTGCAAATTTAATATCTtgatattaaaatataatattatagCTCATTATAATCAGagcttttggggatttctctcttCAAGGCCTTTACTAAAAGAACTGTAATACCATGGGACTGTAGTCAGAAATCTCTCTCTCTGATCTTAAAAGTCTTATTTATCCAGAGATATTCTCTAAGAATTCTACAGTCTCCTTGGCAAAGTTACCTCATTCAATGCTGAGTGTGGCTGCCATAAGGGGAACTCAATGACAAAGTGAGAGGTTTCTTAGGGACAGGATGATGTCATGGTacaagatggcacagggatagaaTGTGCTGGTCCTTCATCTCTGACAATTGACATCTGTATAGAGATGATTATTGCAGCTATTCCCTCGTTATCTTCAGTGGACATGACATCCAACCACAAAACCAGTGCAGAGATCTTGCACCTGGCAGGGCTGACCTGTCTGAGTGAGCAGGTCAGGGCTGATCAATGAAAACAGAGCTAGTGTACACTGAAGATCCCTCACAGCCTTGCCAAGTCTCTTGAATAAAGATTATGTATTAGTCCCTTGCTTTTATAACCATAGATGTGTTCAGACTTATTGAAAATAGCTGACAAAGATTCCTTTGTGGTGATGAGAAACCAGCATTGGTTACCAGAAAGAATGGAACAGAGCCACACAACTGTCTCATGTCTTGAAACCATCTGAAGATCCTCTTAATAGTTGCTGAAGCAATAGTATAGGTTAAATCCTATACTATTTCTGCTAGTTGGCAGAGAAATACATCAATAACAATGAGATCTTAGGCTTACAGGAAATGAACAGATATGTTTCTGAATGAATTTGGAAAGAAGGATACAGAGTAGTACTTCTCTGCTTTATAGCCAAGTATTTTTATTCAATGAGATTAAGACAAAGAAGGCcttgagattaaaaaaaaaaaaaaagttgaacaGTGTAATGAATCTTGGGTATTATAATTTCATCTTAAATAGCTCAGTAGCAATTTTTGCTAAAACATACTCCcctccaaaaaaccaaacaaaactgcATTTCTCACAAAAGTTAGGTTTGGAAGCTGATTCAGATTTTACATGGATGCAAATGTGAAAGGACACTGTTAAAAACTATTCCATTGCTGCACAGATTAGCTGACAGATATCAGAATTTGGACTTCAATTTGAAGCTTTCCTTGTAATTAAGAACAGCAGGATTTGACTTAAATCAGGAATTTTACCCCTAATAACGTTAAAAGAGCTTGCGATTTTTTCACTAGTTAAGTACATTTGTTGAATATCTTGGGTAGCTTATTATATTAAAGGATTCCAagcttttgttttcaaattCAAATATTGATAAAATTAGTATAAAAATGTTATTCTACAATATTAGAAACCTAAGTGAAAGAACTTTAGGCcagaatgaagaaaaagaattaaCTCCTAACACAAATTAGACTGAAAAGGCAATCTGCATTGTTCTGTATGAGAGAACCACATAATGATGTTCTAAATTTCCTAATATTGCAGTATTCTGAAAGGCTTTCCAGCTATGAGAAAACATTTAGTCCTGATGCATATACTACTCTTTCCAGGGGACAGGGTCCTTTGTGACCAGTTCTGCTTATTTACACTCTTGTATATTGTTTAGCTTTAATGTGTTGCAAATTGAAAGAAGAACCAGGAATTCAGCCCAGTCTTCCTTAAATTCTTGCTAGATTTTATGTTAATTTAATTCATTATTTCTCTAGCTACCTAATACAAAGGATGATTTCATTGTCATTTAAGATcacttcttttcctgttttcatgATCTTCTCACTGTTATTATTCTTCTCattgaaatttcctttctagTCATAATGAGCACTCAGAGCGTTTCATTGAgaaaaaacaaggaattaaaacattttctatTTCCCTAATCAAGACACTGTCATTATTATCACTGAAAGCCAGGGAAACAGATGAAGAATGACAGAGTTAcatgaaagagaaaaaggacACTGCCaaagtgattctgtgatcacaGTCATTTATAATAACACTCTGGATGCTGGCGTACTAATTGCATACTAATGCCTGTTGTGTAAACTCAGTTACTAGTTGCATTACAGATGCTGTGCTTCAGTCACAATTGAGGCAAATATgaacagaaattcagaaaatccTTGATTGCTGTTGTAGAATAATTCATACCACTCATCATCATGTCAATTTTCAATTTAATCTGACATTTTTTGAAGCAGAAAGCCACAGTGATTCAACTCTAGAAGAAAAAGTATCCTTGGAAAAGAACCATGttttgaaaatgaagaaaataaaagtaggATAAGTTTTTATTCTATCACTTTTGACAGTATCTTATTATAGGAAAgactaaataaattttaaaggcAAAATTCTCTCCCCATTCACAGTACAACAGCTCCAGAATATACCTACCAACTTTCATACTATTTTCCATTAAATTAGATCTGCAATATCACAAAGGCTGATTCATCTTTTGGTCTCAGATAAGTCACTTCCAGGAAACAGGCATGATGAGAGTAAGACAGACAGCTCTAAACAATCTCTGAATTGAGAATGTGTTCAGTAGACACACTTTGTTTCTTCTCGTCTCACAGATTTCTTATCCTGAAATCTGTATGTCACATAATGGAGAAGAACAGGACATAGAAATTTTATCTGAAGGCTAAATTAAAATCCTCCTGCAGTAACCTGCTTGAGGAGCTGGGACTGGTTCAATGCAAAAACATTAAGTGACAGCCCCCAAAAAAGTCAAGAGGTCTTCCATCAGGAGGTATGCTCTCCACATGATCCCACCCTGAGGTGGTGCTCTCTCCCTAGCTATTTCACTTGATTCACGTTGTTTCAATACCTGTTGAAATGGTTCACACTGTTTCATTGCTATTACTGTCATTATTTCACCTATCCACACTTGTCTCTGCCAGTCTGTTATTCATAATTGCCAGGGCTCCAACCCCACCAGAGAATCCGTTTTGCTTCAAGTTGGAGCTCATTTGCCTTGGATACCCATTAGCAGTTTCTGACAGCTGTTTCTGCATGATAGCCAATGAGACTTTATTGGAGGCCAGGAAGTCTTTCATGGAGATCATCTCCCCTGACAGACGGCGTCCGTCTGTGTCGCTCTCGTTGACACCGTCGGTCTCGATGGAGATGTTCCTCCGGCTGCGCACATTTCCCGGCATCACCACGTTCCTCCGTGAACGAAATAATCTTCTTTGGCACCTGTGGCAGCACTTGCAGGCCAATTTCTTTAATATCCAGTTTATGGACTGCTTGATGACTATAGAGATCACATTAAATAAGGAATAGATGCAGCACACCCCCATGAGTATGAAGACAAAGTTGCCAAAGCGGTAAAGGCCCTGGCTCTCATACCTGACGTTCTGGCTACTGACCAGATCACCAAAACCAATGGTGCTGAAGGCCACAAAGCAGAAGTAAAGTGAGTCAAAGTAACTCCACCCTTCAATCGGTGTGTACATtgcagaggcacagcaggaaATGATGAGGGATGCTACACATAAAATCAGCATTACATAGTACACAGAGGGCTTCCAGCCCGCCAGGCTGTCCACTTCGGAGCTCCCCGAGCCCCGGCGGCCGTTGTGAGGGAGAACCCCTTTCCTCCTCAGCTGTCTCTCGTGGCAGGACTTCATCACGTAAGCTATGACCGTGATCAAGCGCTCCAGGAACAGGTTAAAGAACAAAATGGTCCCTGCACATCCTATAAGGCcgtaaaatatcagaaaaattTTGCCTCCAACGGTGGCTGGGGTGGTCATACCAAACCCTGGAAGACAAAAAGGAACagttgaaaaaataaatctgtaggTGCCATGTTAGGACTTTTATCACATGCAAAATGGATGAACTGGTAGCAAATCTTCATGGTACAGCTCAGCTTTGAGAAAAAATACATTCTCCCCAGATGTCACCCACTTGTGCTTGACTATATCTGAGCTGTAAGGGGAAGGAACACATGCCAGCATTTCCTCCAGAATCAGAATGAAacaaaaagcagaacaaaacacATGGACAGGAAAAGAGAGTTTAGAGGAGGCCTGAATTTTGGTTTGGTTGCTAGGTTCACTCTTTCTGTCTTTGTGCTTTGGATTGCTTCCAGGCTTTGGGGTTAttgcagctgctttcttctgtcTGATCCTTTTCTGCaccatggctctgtcccagGGGTGGCTCCCGCCTTTCACAGATCCATCTGCACCAAATCTTTGGAACACAAAGTGAAATTTCGGAGGTTCACTTGACtcctggtggcagtgcaggtggCACATCACCAAGCACTCAGCACCCACCGTAGTCTGGCTTTGGAAGCTCAGGCTGGGAGCACACACCAGGTGACAGCCCCTGGCAGGATCATCATGAGTGTCCCAGTAGGAGTTAAAGATGCCCTGCATCTGACTTGGCTGTCTGTCACTCATTAACAACCCCTTTTTAAATCAGCATTGCTGAAATTTTTCTACTTCTCTGTGTCCCACTCCATAGCTCAAGTCTGCATGTGGATCTTAATCTTATCAAAAGTCTCCTCTGATCTGATTCCCCGTAATGAGATTTCTTAggccagaggggcttcagtctaCTCTCAAGTATTTCCCATCCTAAAGTCTGAAATTAGTAATTTTGTTTTGGTTAAAGCTGTTGATAAGACAATCTTGTTTTAAAAAGATATTACTAAAGAATAAAGAGTTGTCCAGAACATCACTGAGCAAATTGGAGTAACACTCATGACAAATCTTTGCTGGTGTTTTATTACGATTATTAACTGACCAACTAagcaaaaacatttttgttGACAGGACAGAAAAATCACAGgacttttaatttctctttgtaACTATGAGATGCTAATTATGAAATAAACACATCAGGCTCtgagaaacaaaggaaaatacaGTCAGTATGATATACTAGTACTTCAAAGacaagaaaagagaaatgtgaAAAGACCATGTTTCCAACAGTGTCAAACTGCACCTCTCTTCCCATCACTTGGCaacctgctgccagcacagattCCTCTCTAATGCTGGCCCTGCCACACTGTGAAGTGTCAGCCCTCACTCTCACCCCTCCAGCTTGAGCCCCACTAACAACAGCTCCAAGCCTGGgctctccaggctctgccctgcacttCTGCCTGCATCCACAATCTAACACCAAGTGGTCCTACAGGAGGCTCCAGCCTCCTCATTAAATTTCTTTGCTAGGGAGAGCTGGACTGCAGCTCTGTGGTGAGGAAAACAACATGACAAGTGACAAACCACAGACAAAACGTTCTTCACGACAAGAACTTTTTCCTGTTGTTGCCCTTGGCACACAAATATTTCCTCTTGCTTTCCACCCTCCCTTTCTGTTCCATGGTTTGATCTCTCTATAATTGTAGTTTTAATGCTTATTTTCAGTGCAAGCTGGCTTATATGCAAGTCATGACCTCCACCCTGTGGACAGACACAAAAAAACAATGGACAAGAGGAATCTCAGCAGCTGGTGAGGTCTGCCCAAAGAAGCTGTGGGGAGGGCAGTGAGGGGCTGccatgtccctgccccagcctgttCCTTGAGAATGGAAGCAGCTGAAGGCTGGGCAGAGATAGAAAGGTGGggagcccctggcacagggtgagcAGCATTTTGGGACTGGCAGGCATCTCCTACAGCATAAAACAAATGCCCTGGAAAGAGAAAGGCTCAcgttcccagaggctgctcTAGGGATCCTGCCTCTGGCATCAGGGCCAGAGCCTGAACTCCTCAGGCTGTTTCTTTAGCTGACTGGATTTTGTTGCTGGGTTTGTCCTGCTACCCACTAGCAAAGGCTTTACAAAGGCATTCAATAGGCATTCCAGGGAACTATGGTGAATTATGAATAAATGACATAGTGAGCAATTAGAGCACCAGTGTGACCCGTAGAGCCCAACAGTAAAAGAGCAAGAAATTGCATTGCAGattggaaagaaaatacaaaatgaaattatgaaatcatataaaagaggaaataaaagcagTAGCTGACACTTGGAGACTATTTGAAAGTACAAAATTGCTTCttgtgatgaaaaaaaaaagatacaactgcagaaaaaaatgctgGTGATTCTATGATAGGGGAGAATGCTGATTAAATttagtgatttttattttacaagcTGGGTGATATTTCTTGAAAACACTGTTTCGAGTAGCAATTGAAATTATAGTTAATCTAGTGGAAATCAGATCACTCTGAGttgggaaaataaaatgttttaaaggtTCCAAAAGTGTTTCAATCAATTTGTTAGACATGTCTGCAGTGGCACTATTGATAGAAATGCGTGACAAATTCTAACTTCACCAGCCCAGCAGTAAAGGCAGCATTCTTAGTAAAAATTTCAGGATCTTATTTTGAAATCAGTATAATACTGATTTGCCTCTGTCCCATGATCCATTGACTTCTATAAATTAGTATGATCTTTCTTAATATTCAGCTGAACTGATCGAGTACATTCCTTAAGCTTCAATTTTTCTACAAATGTTGTGGTTTAGTTTTTTTTACCTATTGCTTAAGCAAGAATTCTGGCGCTTTTTTGTGAGTATTCATATTAATTCTGAATTTCTTTGTAGCAGATTTACTTTATTAGAAGCTGCAGGAAATTGAATTCCAAGTAGAGTCAGCAAAAGTTTTCTAAGCACTGCACATCTCCTATGGAAAACAAATCTTTAGATTTTGTTTTGGCAGCAAAATTTCTGTTATGAAGTCTGGTACTGCAAAGCACTCTAAAATTCACCTGTGTGTTCAGGTTATATTGTGtggatatattaaaaaaaaccaactaaaaagggaaataataTCAACAGCAGAATATAATCACTTGTCATTATTTCTTGAAGTTCTGGGTATAAatggagaaaagcaaaaagctGTATTTCTTATCATTAGCCAGTTTGATAAGAAGGACTGAGGTCCAACGGGAAGTTCTCCAAAAGCAGAACCCTCCAACAGCAAACAGTGAATAATATCAAGCAAGTATTAATCTCAATCTAGTAAAAAGATTATATTGAAATcaaacaagaggaaaaaggcATCAACTGCCTATTCCAGGCCAATATTAGGTAATTTCATCTTTTCTGCTGCAAACTGCTCCAGTGCtaccagctgctgcaggtgtttCTCATGGGTCATTACCCACACTCATCTCTCTCTGCCTGGTGACACATGGTTTGgcattttatgttttaattgtGGATGTCCTGACATTCACAGGTTACATTAATTAAAACTTCATTTCCTGGTGCAACTGGTGCTGTGAAAAAGTATGAGAAATGGTTCATCAGTCCTAATCCCTCATGAATGAAGCCCAGGGTGCCCCAAATAGCTTGGGTGTAGAGACTAGGACAGACATAGAGATTTCACAGTCAATTTTAGATCATGCAATTGGGTCTTTCTATTGTTCTGAAAAATATCTCTCTTTTCTGATAGGTCTGAACTGAATGTATGCAGTTCActgctcctgcccttcccacAAAGAGGAAGTAGTTAGAAAGAGGGGGCAACAATGAGTCATTGTGATGGTAGAAATATAAATATCAACACAAAACAGAATCCAGTTTAGCCTACAATGTGAGCTCTTTGTGATGCTGTGTCTGTACTCCTAATGtagtttatatttatttatttttctctgtcagCTCAGTTTAGACACTCATTGGGGAAATGATGAATTTCCAGTGAAACAGACAATGGGTAATAATTGAGGTTCATGATAGGTGTGAACCAAACTAAACAGGACAAAGAGTTTCAACTGCAGTGAAAAAAAGATCAAGAAAAGTAACTAGTAAAGAGATATACAGGAAGACAGATACCTGCAAAGATGCTGACCCTCTTTTTTCAGACATATTCTGTACTGAACTTTCTACATAAGGGTGTTTTGTGCTTCTAAAAGAGACAGAAGAAATAACTCTAACAGAAGCTCTACTTCAAAGGCTTAGTTGAGAAAATGTTCTATACTTTGCACTGTTCCAACAATGTGCAGACACCAATACTTTGGCAAAACTCACTTCTGCCATGATAACCTCCTCTGCTGTTCTCTGAGCAGGATAAGTACTCCTGACAAAAATTCTCCCTTGTAGAGACTCCTGTAAGACCAGCTAAAGGACTCTCAAATCTTGTCACATCATTGCCTTCATGACACTGCTATGTCAGCAAGCTTGTAAAAGTGTCCTGTTCCAGAAAGGAAGGAGGACATTAAGTCCTTtccagaaagagaagaaaaagactaATTTCTGTGAAGACTTCCACTGTATGAGAGGACACATTGATGGAAGCAGGCATGTGCTGTCACAGCTACCTGATGGTAACAAACATTCACTTAGGTCCCATTTTGatatgaaaaaatatctttAGTGCTGATGATTTTGCTAAGTCTATGCagaa is a window from the Zonotrichia albicollis isolate bZonAlb1 chromosome 6, bZonAlb1.hap1, whole genome shotgun sequence genome containing:
- the KCNK13 gene encoding potassium channel subfamily K member 13, with protein sequence MACRGACCCSSAGRLNADNARFLLLAVLIVLYMLCGAAVFSAIELPTEREAKERWEERLENFTRRHNLSRAELQHFLREYEEANVAGIRVDDIRPRWDFTGAFYFVGTVVSTIGFGMTTPATVGGKIFLIFYGLIGCAGTILFFNLFLERLITVIAYVMKSCHERQLRRKGVLPHNGRRGSGSSEVDSLAGWKPSVYYVMLILCVASLIISCCASAMYTPIEGWSYFDSLYFCFVAFSTIGFGDLVSSQNVRYESQGLYRFGNFVFILMGVCCIYSLFNVISIVIKQSINWILKKLACKCCHRCQRRLFRSRRNVVMPGNVRSRRNISIETDGVNESDTDGRRLSGEMISMKDFLASNKVSLAIMQKQLSETANGYPRQMSSNLKQNGFSGGVGALAIMNNRLAETSVDR